One part of the Paramormyrops kingsleyae isolate MSU_618 chromosome 2, PKINGS_0.4, whole genome shotgun sequence genome encodes these proteins:
- the LOC111854382 gene encoding RING finger protein 225, whose protein sequence is MESKDDPESMTVPPEGIPDLECAICYSQFNNVFRTPKKLQCKHTFCLECLARMNVKSSQPDTIQCPFCRALTPLPTLGLPKLDNDTSIMSNLPEAMQHVYSIRFIRSKARLQVKHPQRVVPLPQLRTVSSSLDVGPPSTTSQTGSHETGTRHRLPCMPPCKMFIMVVVVLLIVSFICIIIIMTKTS, encoded by the coding sequence ATGGAGTCGAAAGACGACCCGGAGTCCATGACAGTGCCACCTGAAGGCATCCCTGACCTGGAATGTGCCATCTGCTACAGCCAGTTCAACAATGTCTTCCGCACACCCAAGAAGCTGCAGTGCAAGCACACCTTCTGCCTGGAGTGCCTGGCCCGCATGAACGTCAAGTCGTCTCAGCCCGACACCATCCAGTGCCCGTTTTGTCGGGCTCTTACCCCATTACCCACCCTGGGACTCCCCAAGTTGGACAATGACACGTCCATCATGTCCAACCTCCCGGAGGCCATGCAGCACGTGTACAGCATCCGCTTCATCCGCAGCAAAGCCCGGCTGCAGGTGAAGCACCCCCAGCGGGTGGTGCCGCTGCCCCAGCTTCGCACCGTCAGCAGCTCCCTGGATGTGGGTCCCCCGAGCACCACCAGCCAGACTGGCAGCCATGAGACTGGCACCCGTCACAGGCTGCCCTGCATGCCGCCTTGCAAAATGTTCATCATGGTAGTCGTGGTTCTCCTCATTGTCTCATTCATCTGCATTATCATCATCATGACGAAAACCTCCTAG